In Candida orthopsilosis Co 90-125, chromosome 6 draft sequence, the following are encoded in one genomic region:
- a CDS encoding Slh1 protein (S. cerevisiae homolog SLH1 has role regulation translation and localizes to cytoplasm): MSGYTVSSTKSYMQAMQPMVDALQERLQSQPQQQPQKLPVMDNEYAKYTPVETLLSRFEDVSTKSFKRMMEGSSLIDTQILKQIQDECGRISLDKGQEESETFTLIQSLVDDSTSDEQLQSSLFDILGFDEFNLISKIVQNKQVFAEARKSGLLSAQDRAQLLIENQKRNANQQILPKSEYQKYPHVYKNQDTVNIAAITGGRFALPKGTTRNSYPLNEELIIPYPEESPNKWISKKQLVKVKDLDFLCRGTFKNYDSLNKVQSLVYPVAYNSNENMLICAPTGAGKTDVALLTILHTIGQFVTETVGNDNEVTIDIDYDEFKIVYIAPLKALAAEIVEKYSRKLQWLGIKVRELTGDMQLTRQEIIATQIIVTTPEKWDVVTRKSTGDSELVSKVKLLIIDEVHLLHEDRGSVIETLVARTLRQVESTQSMIRVVGLSATLPNYMDVADFLGVNRSVGMFYFDQSFRPIPLQQQVLGVRGKAGSKTARENLDKVSYEKLSEYVSQGLQVMVFVHSRKETVNTARTFISMAQDHNELGVFDCTESEYYEKYKREASQKNRSKELRELFPYGFGTHNAGMLRSDRNLTERMFESGAIKVLCCTSTLAWGVNLPAAVVIIKGTQVYNPKEGGFTDLGISDVIQIFGRAGRPQYENFGTGILCTTSDKLDHYVALLTQQHPIESKLKEKLIDNLNAEISLGTVTNVDEGVQWLGYTYMITRMKKNPFAYAMSWQEIQDDPLLINRRRELIISCARRLHGLQMIVYDDETGSFMPKDLGRIASDFYLLSNSVEIFNQMVNPLATEADILSMISMSSEFDSIKFREEEAKELKQLMEDDSPCQIGANVDTPQGKTNILLQAFISQANIRESALISDSNYVAQNSARICRALFLIAMNRRWSKLMNLMLSLCKSIDRRIWSFEHPMMQFDLPEPVSRNIRSKNPSMEMLRDMEPAELGDMVHNKSMGNVLYKLVGKFPYIELDSEIFPITTNVMRIHIVLQPDFMWDDRIHGQAQYFWLSVEESDSSNVLHVEKFILHKRQLNNPHEMDFMIPLSDPLPPQIIVRIASDSWIGSETIHPVSFQHLIRPQNETMKTELLRLQPLPVTALKKPEIEKIYSPKFKYFNPMQTMVFHTLYNTNESAFVGSPTGSGKTLVAELAIWHAFNEFPSSKVVYIAPMKALVRERVDDWRSRISKNSNHKLVELTGDSLPSVDEVKEADIIITTPEKFDGISRNWQTRKFVQKVSLVIMDEIHLLASDRGPILEMIVSRVNYISSQTKQPIRLLGMSTAVSNAFDMAGWLGVRNGLFNFPQSVRPVPLQMYIDGFPDNLAFCPLMKTMNKPAFLAIKQHSPDKPVLIFVASRRQTRLTALDLIHLCGMESNPRRFLNMSDYELEDVLEKVKDETLKLSLQFGMGLHHAGLVESDRQVSHKLFESGKIQILIATSTLAWGVNLPAHLVIVKGTQFFDAKIEGYRDMDLTDILQMMGRAGRPAFDTSGTAIVYTKESKKIFYKHFLNLGFPVESSLHKVLDNHIGAEISAGTIKTRQEAMDFLTWTFLYRRAHNNPTYYGIEDVSQYGISQYLAGLIDKSIDSLVESKCVYTGGTEDLHPTPFLHISSYYYLSHLTMRNFVNKIKPDFSFRDALKLLCEATEYDELATRHGEELINMELSLAMRYPAEDLEREFIWDPHVKAYLLLQAFMSRDELPIADYSQDTVSILDQALRILQAYIDAAAEMGFLSAALTFVELMQCIKQRCWYDDDPVSTLPGLRVATKDSRDDVVTLKGLGSMSKGQLFKTAEKLGVCKENSDVRTPASTNEEAKKQFVNVASHLPTGDLQFMQSESAAARITLTHSNYPFNDEFKVYCPHFPKPQRESWFAIIHDSKELFLLKRASPRLKSKKGVVSCEVDIPEDLFGKNVTITCINDAMDIKYDLETTLL; the protein is encoded by the coding sequence ATGTCTGGGTATACAGTATCATCCACTAAATCATATATGCAGGCCATGCAACCCATGGTTGATGCACTTCAAGAACGATTACAAAgtcaaccacaacaacagccacaAAAATTACCAGTCATGGATAATGAGTATGCCAAATATACACCCGTTGAAACTTTATTATCGCGTTTTGAGGATGTTTCTACCAAATCATTTAAACGGATGATGGAGGGCTCTCTGTTGATTGATACACAGATCTTAAAACAAATTCAGGATGAATGTGGAAGGATCAGTTTGGACAAAGGTCAAGAGGAACTGGAAACGTTTACCCTTATCCAGTCTTTGGTTGATGATTCAACCAGTGACGAGCAACTTCAATCTTCACTATTTGATATACTAGGATTTGATGAGTTCAACTTAATTTcgaaaattgttcaaaacaaacaagttTTTGCCGAAGCAAGGAAAAGTGGGTTACTATCTGCACAGGATAGAGcacaattgttgatagaaaatcaaaagaggaacgccaatcaacaaatacTACCGAAGTCtgaatatcaaaaataCCCTCATGTATATAAAAATCAAGATACTGTCAATATTGCTGCCATTACGGGAGGGAGATTTGCTCTACCTAAAGGTACAACAAGGAATTCATACCCATTgaatgaagaattgattataCCGTACCCTGAAGAACTGCCGAACAAATGGATTTCCAAGAAGCAGCTTGTGAAAGTAAAAGATTTGGACTTTTTGTGTCGGGGTACTTTTAAAAACTATGATTCCTTAAACAAGGTGCAGAGTTTGGTGTACCCTGTTGCATACAATAGTAATGAAAATATGCTTATTTGTGCTCCAACCGGTGCTGGTAAAACAGATGTAGCcttgttgacaattttgcATACAATTGGACAATTTGTTACTGAGACTGTGGGTAACGATAACGAAGTCACCATTGACATTGACTATGATGAATTCAAGATTGTATATATTGCTCCTTTGAAAGCTTTGGCAGcggaaattgttgaaaaatattcGAGAAAGCTTCAGTGGCTAGGTATCAAGGTTCGAGAATTGACCGGAGATATGCAATTGACGAGACAGGAAATCATCGCTACGCAAATTATTGTTACTACTCCAGAAAAATGGGATGTGGTCACAAGGAAACTGACGGGTGATAGCGAATTAGTGTCAAAAGTCAAACTACTCATTATTGATGAGGTACATCTTTTACATGAAGATCGTGGGTCAGTTATAGAGACATTAGTTGCTCGTACTTTGAGACAAGTTGAGAGCACTCAGCTGATGATTAGGGTCGTTGGTTTGTCTGCTACTTTACCCAACTATATGGATGTTGCTGACTTCCTTGGGGTGAACAGAAGTGTAGGAATGTTCTACTTTGATCAATCTTTCAGACCAATTCcattacaacaacaagttttAGGGGTTCGTGGTAAAGCAGGCTCCAAAACAGCGAGAGAAAACTTGGACAAGGTTTCTTATGAAAAACTTTCAGAGTACGTCAGTCAAGGTTTACAGGTTATGGTGTTTGTGCATTCGCGAAAAGAAACTGTAAACACTGCTAGGACATTTATACTGATGGCGCAAGATCATAACGAGTTGGGCGTGTTTGATTGCACTGAAAGTGAATATTATGAAAAGTATAAAAGAGAAGCATCTCAAAAGAATAGAAGTAAAGAGTTGAGAGAATTATTTCCATATGGATTTGGAACTCATAATGCTGGTATGCTTCGAAGTGATCGTAATCTAACCGAAAGAATGTTTGAAAGTGGTGCTATAAAGGTATTGTGCTGTACGTCAACGTTGGCTTGGGGTGTTAACTTGCCAGCTGCtgtcgtcatcatcaaggGTACTCAAGTATATAATCCTAAAGAAGGTGGATTCACGGATTTGGGTATATCAGACGTTATTCAAATCTTCGGACGTGCTGGTAGACCACAGTATGAGAATTTTGGAACAGGTATCTTGTGTACCACAAGTGACAAACTAGATCATTATGTTGCCTTGTTGACTCAACAACatccaattgaatcaaaattgaaggagaagttgattgataatttgaatgcAGAGATATCACTAGGTACCGTGACCAATGTGGATGAGGGTGTCCAATGGCTAGGATATACCTATATGATCACCAGGATGAAGAAAAACCCATTTGCGTATGCAATGTCTTGGCAAGAAATACAAGACGATCCTCTATTGATAaacagaagaagagaatTGATTATATCGTGTGCGAGAAGACTTCACGGATTGCAAATGATTGTctatgatgatgaaaccGGGTCGTTCATGCCAAAAGATTTGGGAAGGATAGCATCGGATTTCTACTTGCTCAGTAACTCTGTGGagattttcaatcaaatggTAAATCCATTGGCAACAGAGGCAGATATATTATCCATGATTAGTATGAGCAGTGAATTCGATAGTATTAAATTcagagaagaagaagccaaggaattaaaacaattgatggaGGATGACTCACCTTGTCAGATTGGAGCAAATGTTGATACACCGCAAGGTAAGACAAATATCCTACTTCAAGCATTCATCTCGCAAGCAAATATAAGAGAATCAGCATTGATCTCTGACTCCAATTACGTTGCGCAAAATTCTGCCAGGATCTGTCGTGCCCTATTTTTAATTGCTATGAATAGAAGATGGAGTAAATTGATGAACTTAATGCTATCCTTGTGCAAGTCCATCGATAGACGTATATGGTCATTTGAACACCCCATGATGCAATTTGATTTACCTGAACCCGTTTCGAGAAATATTCGATCAAAGAATCCATCCATGGAAATGCTCAGAGATATGGAGCCTGCTGAATTGGGTGATATGGTGCATAACAAACTGATGGGGAATGTATTGTATAAGCTCGTGGGCAAGTTTCCGTATATTGAGCTTGATTCTGAAATTTTTCCCATTACAACTAATGTTATGAGAATTCATATCGTTCTTCAGCCTGATTTCATGTGGGATGACAGGATTCACGGACAAGCGCAATACTTTTGGCTAAGTGTGGAAGAATCAGATAGTTCCAATGTTTTACatgttgaaaagtttaTCTTGCATAAGAGGCAGTTGAATAATCCTCATGAAATGGATTTTATGATTCCATTATCGGATCCACTTCCCCCACAAATCATTGTCAGAATTGCATCTGATTCGTGGATTGGATCAGAGACGATACATCCGGTCtcatttcaacatttgatcAGACCTCAGAATGAGACAATGAAGACGGAACTTTTAAGATTACAACCTTTGCCAGTAACGGCATTGAAGAAACcggaaattgaaaaaatttacTCAcctaaattcaaatattttaaCCCAATGCAAACAATGGTATTCCATACGTTGTACAACACTAATGAAAGTGCATTTGTAGGTTCTCCTACGGGATCAGGAAAAACATTGGTTGCAGAGTTGGCCATTTGGCATGCATTCAATGaatttccttcttcaaaagTGGTTTATATTGCTCCCATGAAGGCATTGGTTCGTGAAAGGGTTGATGATTGGAGGAGTAGAATTTCGAAAAATAGTAATCacaaattggttgaattgaCTGGTGACTCTTTACCtagtgttgatgaagttaaAGAAGCtgatatcatcatcaccactCCGGAAAAATTCGATGGTATATCGCGTAATTGGCAAACGAGAAAGTTTGTCCAAAAGGTGTCGCTTGTAATTATGGATGAAATTCATTTGTTGGCAAGCGACCGTGGTCctattttggaaatgatTGTTAGTCGTGTCAATTATATCTCCTCACAAACCAAACAGCCGATTAGACTACTTGGTATGTCAACTGCAGTTTCAAATGCATTTGATATGGCTGGATGGTTAGGGGTACGCAATGgacttttcaatttcccaCAATCGGTTCGTCCAGTTCCCTTGCAAATGTATATCGATGGGTTCCCTGATAATTTGGCGTTTTGCCCCTTGATGAAAACGATGAATAAGCCGGCATTCTTAGCTATCAAGCAGCATTCTCCTGATAAACctgttttgatttttgttgCATCTCGTCGACAAACAAGATTGACGGCGTTGGACTTGATACATTTATGTGGAATGGAGTCAAACCCACGAAGATTTCTAAACATGTCAGATTATGAATTAGAGGATGTATTGGAAAAAGTCAAGGATGAAACTTTGAAACTTTCGTTGCAATTCGGAATGGGATTGCACCATGCTGGTTTAGTTGAATCTGATCGTCAAGTTTCACATAAGTTGTTTGAACTGGGCAAGatccaaatattgattgCTACTTCTACTTTGGCGTGGGGTGTCAATTTACCCGCTCATCTTGTTATTGTCAAGGGaacacaattttttgatgcaaaaattgaaggGTATAGAGATATGGACTTGACGgatattcttcaaatgatggGACGTGCAGGAAGACCGGCATTTGACACAAGTGGTACTGCAATAGTGTACACTAAAGAGTcgaaaaaaatattttataaacatttcttgaatttggGATTTCCGGTGGAGTCCTCGTTGCATAAAGTGTTGGATAACCACATTGGTGCAGAAATTTCCGCAGGTACAATAAAGACAAGACAAGAAGCGATGGATTTTTTGACGTGGACTTTTCTTTATAGAAGAGCACATAATAACCCTACGTATTATGgaattgaagatgtttCTCAATATGGTATTTCACAATATTTGGCAGGTCTTATCGATAAAAGCATTGACAGTTTAGTGGAATCCAAGTGTGTGTATACAGGTGGAACTGAAGATTTACACCCAACTCCATTCTTACACATATCGTCGTATTACTATCTTTCCCATTTGACAATGCGtaattttgtcaacaagATTAAACCAGATTTTAGTTTTAGGGATGCTTTGAAGTTGTTATGTGAAGCTACTgaatatgatgaattggCAACCCGACATggtgaagaattgattaataTGGAGTTGTCACTAGCTATGAGGTACCCGGCAGAAGATCTTGAACGTGAATTCATTTGGGACCCTCATGTTAAAGcatatttgttgttgcaagCGTTCATGAGTAGAGATGAATTGCCAATAGCTGATTATAGTCAGGATACTGTTTCCATATTGGACCAGGCATTGCGTATTTTACAAGCATATATTGATGCTGCTGCTGAAATGGGATTCTTGAGTGCTGCTTTAACCTTTGTTGAGTTGATGCAGTGTATAAAGCAGAGATGCTGgtatgatgatgatccAGTAAGTACGCTACCGGGTTTAAGGGTTGCCACAAAGGACTCTAGAGATGATGTTGTCACATTGAAAGGGTTGGGTTCAATGAGCAAGGgccaattgtttaaaacTGCTGAGAAGCTCGGTGTTTGTAAAGAGAATTCAGATGTGAGAACACCAGCAAGCACAAatgaagaagcaaaaaagCAATTTGTTAATGTGGCATCCCATTTACCCACAGGAGATCTCCAATTCATGCAAAGTGAATCAGCAGCTGCTCGCATTACTTTGACTCACAGCAACTATCCATTTAATGATGAGTTTAAAGTCTATTGTCCACATTTCCCCAAGCCCCAAAGAGAATCATGGTTTGCCATCATTCACGATAGCAAGGAATTGTTTTTACTCAAAAGAGCTTCGCCTAGACTTAAACTGAAAAAGGGGGTTGTTTCCTGTGAAGTGGATATTCCAGAGGATTTATTCGGTAAGAATGTAACAATTACCTGTATCAATGATGCAATGGATATTAAATACGATCTAGAAACTACCCTTTTATAG
- a CDS encoding Efg1 protein (S. cerevisiae homolog EFG1 has role maturation SSU-rRNA from tricistronic rRNA transcript (SSU-rRNA, 5.8S rRNA, LSU-rRNA), G1 phase of mitotic cell cycle and localizes to nucleolus): MPKTKKSHRANRNSHIEVSKAIDTGSSAKLKKKIRDIERLLSKNDKLPADKKIEYERALKGLKVELQNSQNVLKAKNNATKYHMVRFFEKKKAIRKLKQLRKAYEDVQKTEVRKDIKKARKQLKHGEIDLVYVMLFPKSEKYISLYPSANDEDLSDPNVKIGLRKTEARRLEFRKEVEKMMEEGKVPFTVDDIMSGKKVKTDVGAVRVAPTAEIDAPEQKDSEPQEDDFFE; encoded by the coding sequence ATgccaaaaacaaagaaatcGCACAGAGCCAACAGAAACAGTCATATAGAAGTTTCAAAAGCAATAGACACAGGCTCTTCAGCAAAactcaaaaagaaaatcagAGATATTGAAAGACTTCTAAGCAAAAATGATAAACTACCAGCAGACaagaaaattgaatatgaaaGAGCACTCAAAGGTCTTAAAGTAGAACTACAAAACTCACAAAATGTGCTCAAGGCCAAAAACAATGCCACCAAGTACCACATGGTTCgtttttttgaaaaaaagaaagctATAAGGAAATTAAAGCAATTGCGTAAAGCTTATGAAGATGTACAAAAGACCGAAGTACGAAAAGATATTAAAAAAGCAAGAAAGCAGTTGAAGCatggagaaattgatttggtgtATGTTATGCTTTTCCCCAAATCAGAAAAGTATATTTCGTTGTACCCTAGTgccaatgatgaagatttatcTGATCCTAatgtcaaaattggattaCGCAAGACAGAAGCAAGGAGATTGGAGTTTAGAAAAGAGGTTGAAAAAATGATGGAGGAAGGTAAAGTACCGTTTacagttgatgatataatGAGTGGTAAGAAAGTCAAAACTGATGTTGGCGCTGTTAGGGTTGCACCAACTGCAGAAATTGATGCACCAGAACAAAAGGACCTGGAACCACAAGAAGATGATTTCTTTGAGTAA
- a CDS encoding Rbg2 protein (S. cerevisiae homolog RBG2 localizes to): protein MGILEKIAQIQEELSRTQKNKATEYHVGLLKGKLARYRRELLEPQPGQGSSGGGQGFEVAKAGDARVSLIGFPSVGKSSFLSKVTNTKSEAANYEFTTLTSVGGILEYNGAEVQIVDLPGIIKAASQGKGRGRQVIAVSRTSDLILMVLDATKSEDQRQILENELESMGIRLNKTKPNVTITLKKTGGVKMNSIIPPKYLDEKIVTALLKDYKILNAHVLIRDENVTIDDFIDVINEQHVTYIKCLYVYNKIDAVSLEECDRLAREPNTVVMSCELDLGIDDLKEEIWRQLDLLRLYTKRRGILPNLDEPMVVRNKSTILEVCDSIHRDMKNQFKYALVWGSSAKHSPQKCGLNHPVHDEDVVQIVTK from the coding sequence ATGGGGATACTAGAAAAGATTGCACAGATCCAAGAAGAGCTTTCACGTACTCAAAAGAATAAGGCTACGGAATATCATGTTGGTCTTTTAAAGGGAAAACTAGCACGGTATCGTAGAGAATTATTAGAACCACAACCAGGACAAGGTTCATCAGGAGGTGGACAAGGATTCGAAGTTGCCAAAGCGGGAGATGCGCGTGTGTCATTAATTGGGTTCCCATCGGTGGGTAAATCGTCCTTTTTATCGAAAGTCACCAACACTAAATCTGAAGCAGCTAATTATGAATTCACAACCTTGACATCTGTGGGTGGTATATTGGAATACAATGGAGCTGAAGTGCAAATCGTCGATTTACCGGGTATTATAAAAGCTGCATCTCAAGGCAAAGGTAGAGGACGTCAAGTGATTGCGGTGTCTAGGACTTcggatttgatattgatggtTTTAGATGCGACGAAGAGTGAAGATCAGAGACAaatattggaaaatgaattggaGTCTATGGGGATTAGATTGAACAAGACCAAGCCAAATGTAACAATTACCTTGAAGAAGACAGGGGGAGTCAAAATGAACTCCATTATTCCACCAAAATatcttgatgaaaaaattgtcaCTGCATTACTAAAAGACTACAAGATCTTGAATGCCCATGTTTTGATCAGAGATGAAAATGtgacaattgatgattttatcGATGTTATCAATGAACAGCATGTCACTTATATCAAATGTCTTTATGTATATAACAAAATCGATGCTGTCAGCTTAGAAGAATGTGATAGACTAGCAAGAGAGCCAAATACAGTGGTGATGTCTTGTGAGTTGGATTTgggtattgatgatttaaaaGAAGAGATTTGGCGTCAATTGGATTTATTGAGGTTGTACACTAAACGAAGAGGTATTTTACCCAATCTTGATGAACCAATGGTTGTGAGAAATAAAAGTACCATTTTAGAAGTTTGTGATTCTATTCATCGAGATATGAAGAACCAGTTCAAATACGCTTTGGTTTGGGGATCTAGTGCGAAACATTCGCCTCAGAAATGTGGTTTAAATCACCCTGTtcatgatgaagatgtagTGCAAATAGTGACTAAATAG
- a CDS encoding Put2 delta-1-pyrroline-5-carboxylate dehydrogenase: protein MLRSSSRLILRQGLQSIKSTTPRVLRAQVPRSVVSSRAISQLAHVKTPPNLQNEPVKPFGFNDVKDWDLLRASITKFTDEASLKVPLVVGGQKIYREETKQQLNPANHSQNLADVSQATVQDVQAAIKAAKAAKESWANTPWSDRAAIFLKAADLISTKYRYDMLAATMLGQGKNVYQAEIDCVAELIDFFKFNVKYAEELYGQQPLQTAPGVWNRAEYRPLEGFVYAVTPFNFTAIAANLVGAPALMGNTVVWKPSATAALSNYLLLTILEEAGLPKGVINFIPGDPVEVTDVVLNDRDFAALHFTGSTDVFKKLYRQISENVSNDKYKDFPRIVGETGGKNFHLIHPSASLNHSVLSTLRGAFEYQGQKCSATSRLYVPESIWPEFKDILSAQIEQITIGNTSDSNSLNAFMGPVIHEQSFKKLANAIDNAKSDPELEIVTGGSYDSSKGFYVQPTLIKTTNPNHEYLTKEFFGPILTVYVYPDQEYESIIKSIDSVTKYGLTGSIFARDRQAIRTAEEKLRYSAGNFYINDKSTGAVVGQQWFGGARASGTNDKAGSGNILSRFVSVRNVKENFYELADFKYPSNYN from the coding sequence ATGTTAAGATCGTCATCACGTTTAATTCTCAGACAGGGTTTacaatcaatcaagtcAACTACTCCTCGTGTACTCCGAGCTCAAGTTCCCAGATCTGTTGTATCTTCTAGAGCCATTTCACAATTAGCTCATGTCAAGACCCCGccaaatttacaaaacGAACCAGTTAAGCCATTTGGCTTCAACGATGTTAAAGATTGGGACTTGTTACGCGCTTCAATTACTAAATTCACCGATGAAGCTAGTTTGAAAGTACCTTTAGTTGTTGGTGGGCAAAAAATTTATCGTGAAGAAACTAAACAACAGTTGAACCCAGCTAACCATTCACAAAATTTAGCTGATGTGTCACAAGCTACTGTGCAAGATGTACAAGCAGCTATTAAAGCTGCTAAAGCTGCTAAGGAATCATGGGCAAACACACCATGGAGTGATAGAGCTGCTATTTTCCTTAAAGCGGCCGACTTGATTTCAACTAAATACAGGTATGATATGTTGGCGGCAACAATGTTGGGACAAGGTAAAAATGTTTATCAAgcagaaattgattgtgttgctgaattgattgattttttcaaatttaatGTCAAGTATGCAGAAGAGTTGTATGGTCAACAACCTTTACAAACCGCACCTGGTGTTTGGAATCGTGCTGAGTATAGGCCTTTGGAAGGTTTTGTTTATGCTGTTACCccattcaatttcactGCCATTGCTGCTAATTTGGTCGGCGCACCAGCATTGATGGGTAACACCGTTGTTTGGAAACcatcagcaacagcagctTTATCAAACtacttgttgttgaccaTATTGGAAGAAGCAGGTTTGCCAAAGGGAgttatcaatttcattccTGGAGATCCAGTTGAAGTTACTGATGTTGTATTGAATGATCGTGATTTTGCTGCATTACATTTCACAGGTTCGACTGATGTTTTCAAGAAGTTATATCGTCAAATTAGTGAAAATGTATCAAACGATAAATACAAGGACTTCCCAAGAATTGTTGGTGAAACCGGTGGTAAGaatttccatttgattcatcCAAGTGCTTCGTTGAACCATTCAGTTTTGTCTACTTTGAGGGGAGCCTTTGAATATCAAGGGCAAAAGTGTTCAGCAACTTCAAGATTATATGTACCAGAATCAATATGGCCTGAATTTAAAGATATCTTGTCGgctcaaattgaacaaatcacCATCGGAAACACCTCAGATTCTAACTCATTAAATGCATTTATGGGACCAGTTATCCATGAACAGTCgttcaaaaaattggctAACGCTATTGACAATGCCAAATCCGATCcagaattggaaattgttaCTGGTGGATCTTACGATTCAAGTAAAGGATTCTATGTTCAACCAACATTGATTAAAACCACTAATCCAAACCACGAATATTTGACCAAGGAGTTTTTCGGTCCAATTTTAACCGTTTACGTATACCCAGATCAAGAATATGAATCGATCATCAAATCTATCGATTCTGTTACCAAATACGGATTAACAGGATCCATTTTTGCGAGAGATAGACAAGCAATTAGAACAGCTGAAGAGAAATTGAGATATTCCGCCGGTAATTTCTACATTAATGATAAATCAACCGGTGCTGTTGTTGGACAACAATGGTTTGGTGGTGCTAGAGCTTCAGGAACTAATGATAAAGCCGGTAGTGGTAATATCTTGTCAAGATTTGTTTCAGTTAGAAATGTCAAGGAAAATTTCTATGAATTGGCTGATTTCAAGTACCCATCAAACTACAACTAA